GGCCGCCGACACAAGCATCGTGGCAAGCCCCACCACTATCAACGCAAGGAACACCTTGGTCCCTTCGTTGCCGATGAGGATCGGTATGGTCTCGCGTCCGACGAGCCTGTCGCCGTTGATGTCCCGAATGTCGGATAGCACCGACCGGATATAAACGAGCGTGAAGGTGAAAATGAATGCGATGGCCAGCAGGTTGGGATTCTCCTCCCCTTGCTGTCCCAGGGCGGGGATGAGCACGGTGACGGCGCCCCAGCCAAGCCCCACGAAAACGTCCTTGGAGGCCGGGATGTCCTTTAACCTGTGGATGCGGATCACTTTCCATTTAGGGAACCACTTCACGGTGTAACCGAGCCCCAGAATCATCGCCACCACATACACCCCCCCCGCCTGCATTCCCAGGGAGGCGGCCAGGGCGAATCCGCCCGCCGCGGAGAGCAACGCGGCCATGTTCATCGGCCCGCTGCGTTTGAGGTAGAACCGCATTTTTTCCGGCTCGTTGTTTTTGTACGACTGCATGTCGTTTATCTGGTTGAGCACGTACATGGAGAACAGGTACATGGCGGGGATGGCGCCGGCCCTCCAGCCAAAATCGGTGTTGGTCAGCGTGCAATTGGCGTATGTCATAAGGGCCGCCCCGGCGGCAAGGCTTATGTTGCTCACCACGGCGAGCTCGGCGGCGGCCTTGATTTTTGCGCCGAAGCCAGCCCGCTTGCGCCCACGCAGATGCTCCACACGTTCCTTCACCCTCTCGATCATCCACGCAGGGGTGGAAGCGCCCGCCGTTATCCCCACCCGGGCAAACCGGACGATGGCGGCAGGGTCAAGCTCCTCCTCGGTCTCCACAAGGAACGTCTCCGCTCCAGCCTCGCCGGCTATCTGGGCCAGCCTTCCCGTGTTGGCGGAGTTGCGCCCGCCGACCACGATCATTGCGTCCACCTCCCGGGCAAGCTTCAACACTTCCTCCTGGCGCTCCTCCGTGGCGTCGCAAATGGTATGCGCCACCACCGCCTCCGGATATTTGAGCTTTATCGCGTCCACGATCACGCCGTACTTTTGAATGTCGCAAGTGGTCTGCGCCACCACGCACACCTTGTCCATCGGCGGCAGCGCGTCCACATCCTCCGCGGCGCCGATCACGTGGCTTCGCCCGTCGGCGTAGCCCATCAGGCCGGTGACTTCCGCGTGTCCCGCGTCGCCGATGATGATGGTGTGATATCCCTTGTGCGCGTGCTTCTTGATTATCCCCTGGACTTTGGCCACAAGGGGACATGTGGCGTCGTTGATGGTAAGGCCGCGCTCCTTTAATCCCCTTCTCACTTCGGGAGTGACCCCGTGGGTGCGGATTATCACGGTCCCTTTTTCAAGGGTGGAGGCGTCCTTTAGCGCGAAGATTTCCTTCCCCTCCAGCATTTCAATCGCCTGGGGATTGTGGATCAACGGCCCGTGGGTATATACGGGCCCGTCGGTGTTTTTTGCGGTGTTCATGGCGATGTCTATCGCCCTTTTGACGCCCCAGCAGAACCCGGCGGTCCTTGCCACCTTCACTTCGCCATTATCGCTCATC
This is a stretch of genomic DNA from Nitrospinota bacterium. It encodes these proteins:
- the ispH gene encoding 4-hydroxy-3-methylbut-2-enyl diphosphate reductase — encoded protein: MSDNGEVKVARTAGFCWGVKRAIDIAMNTAKNTDGPVYTHGPLIHNPQAIEMLEGKEIFALKDASTLEKGTVIIRTHGVTPEVRRGLKERGLTINDATCPLVAKVQGIIKKHAHKGYHTIIIGDAGHAEVTGLMGYADGRSHVIGAAEDVDALPPMDKVCVVAQTTCDIQKYGVIVDAIKLKYPEAVVAHTICDATEERQEEVLKLAREVDAMIVVGGRNSANTGRLAQIAGEAGAETFLVETEEELDPAAIVRFARVGITAGASTPAWMIERVKERVEHLRGRKRAGFGAKIKAAAELAVVSNISLAAGAALMTYANCTLTNTDFGWRAGAIPAMYLFSMYVLNQINDMQSYKNNEPEKMRFYLKRSGPMNMAALLSAAGGFALAASLGMQAGGVYVVAMILGLGYTVKWFPKWKVIRIHRLKDIPASKDVFVGLGWGAVTVLIPALGQQGEENPNLLAIAFIFTFTLVYIRSVLSDIRDINGDRLVGRETIPILIGNEGTKVFLALIVVGLATMLVSAAMSGLAGPFAYVLLLSIAYTALYLWFYHKRIISRGLRFDLTLDGVFYFTGALAIIWTAAA